A window from Parus major isolate Abel chromosome 27, Parus_major1.1, whole genome shotgun sequence encodes these proteins:
- the LOC107215142 gene encoding keratin, type I cytoskeletal 19-like, whose amino-acid sequence MSCSIKQTTGSLRGRTSGGSCVIGGGGGGGGVRISSVSSGRYTSCGIGGSRGFSGRSYCGGVNYGGGLSTGSLVGGNYGGGLGATVLGGCPGMGFSGGSARFGGGMGGGMGMGLGGGGFAGDGILLSGDEKVTMQNLNDRLASYLDKVRCLEQENADLECRIREWYAKQGPFCEPRDYSCYYKEIEDLQNQIVCATIDNNKIILNIDNSRMTADDFRVKYETELALRQSVEADINGLRQVLDQLTLCRSDLEAQLESLREELCCLKKNHEEEMCCLRKQSTGDVSVEVNACPGPDLRKILEEMRCQYETLIERNRKEVEDWYECKIEEVNREVITSGQEVETCNNQVTELRRQLQTLEIDLQAQLSQRDNLESSLAETECRYNNHLGELQSQITCVEQQLADLRAEMECQNQEYKILLDVKCRLEQEIHTYRCLLEGGQQDLIQQGGIGQSSGLGGGVARSSGIGGGGIIRTSHTYTSSAQIPSCAAAEIQVPCRRICD is encoded by the exons ATGAGCTGTAGTATTAAGCAGACAACTGGCTCTCTCAGGGGCAGGACCAGCGGTGGCAGCTGTGTGattggtggtggtggtggtggtggtggagtgCGGATCTCCTCGGTCTCCTCTGGACGATACACGAGCTGCGGGATAGGCGGTAGCCGAGGGTTCTCTGGGAGAAGCTACTGCGGTGGTGTCAATTACGGAGGAGGACTGAGCACCGGCAGTTTGGTCGGTGGAAACTACGGAGGTGGCTTAGGAGCCACCGTCCTCGGAGGATGTCCAGGAATGGGATTCAGTGGTGGCAGCGCTCGCTTTGGCGGTGGCATGGGAGGTGGCATGGGTATGGGTCTTGGTGGAGGTGGTTTTGCTGGTGATGGCATTCTTCTTTCTGGTGACGAGAAGGTCACCATGCAAAACCTGAATGACCGCCTGGCTTCTTACCTGGACAAGGTGAGGTGCCTGGAACAAGAGAATGCTGACCTGGAGTGCAGGATCAGGGAGTGGTACGCCAAGCAGGGCCCTTTTTGTGAGCCACGGGACTACAGCTGCTATTACAAAGAAATAGAAGATCTTCAGAACCAG ATTGTCTGTGCAACCATAGACAACAACAAGATCATTCTGAACATCGATAACAGCAGGATGACAGCAGATGATTTCCGAGTCAA GTACGAGACGGAGCTGGCCCTGCGCCAGAGCGTGGAGGCCGACATCAATGGGCTGCGCCAGGTGCTGGACCAGCTGACGCTCTGCAGGTCTGACctggaggcacagctggagtcGCTGCGggaggagctctgctgcctgaagAAGAACCATGAAGAG GAAATGTGCTGTCTGAGGAAGCAATCGACTGGAGATGTGAGCGTGGAGGTCAatgcctgccctggcccagaCCTGAGGAAGATCCTGGAGGAGATGAGGTGCCAGTATGAGACGCTGATTGAACGCAACCGCAAAGAAGTTGAGGATTGGTATGAGTGCAAG ATTGAGGAGGTGAATCGGGAAGTTATTACAAGTGGTCAGGAGGTGGAAACGTGCAACAACCAGGTGACTGAACTGAGACGCCAATTGCAAACCCTGGAAATCGATCTCCaagctcagctcagccag AGGGACAATCTGGAGTCCTCGCTGGCGGAGACAGAGTGTCGCTACAACAACCACCTTGgtgagctgcagagccagaTCACgtgtgtggagcagcagctggctgacCTGCGGGCAGAGATGGAGTGCCAGAACCAAGAGTACAAGATCCTGCTGGACGTTAAGTGCCGCCTGGAGCAGGAGATCCACACGTACCGCTGCCTGCTGGAGGGTGGCCAGCAGGACCTTAT TCAACAAGGAGGAATTGGTCAGTCTTCAGGTCTAGGAGGAGGAGTTGCAAGAAGCAGTGGGATAGGAGGAGGAGGCATCATTAGGACAAGCCACACTTACACTTCGTCTGCCCAGATCCCATCCTGTGCAGCTGCGGAGATCCAAG TGCCTTGCCGAAGGATTTGTGATTAA
- the LOC107215082 gene encoding keratin, type I cytoskeletal 19-like: MSCAVRQVVTTCAQGRGSTGSNAAGTGRRVSSASSGRHAAYDLGAVVGSFSGGSVSEGLLGKQLSAGSAAGGSFGATQRACSALGFSGGGICTRGAGGFPRAGAGCGDGILFANNEKATMQNLNDRLASYLDKVRLLEGDNADLECKIREWYAKVGPSCEPRDYSCYHKEIEDLQNQILCAAMETNKILLNIDNNRMTADDFRVKYETECGLRQNVDADICNLRPVLDQLASCKTDLQLQCEALTEEMCCLKTNHEEEMSCLRKQATGDVSVEVNACPGPDLRKILEDLRCQYETLMERNRKETEQWYACKVEEVNLEVVTSSQEIESSNKQVTELRRQLQALEINVQAQLTMKENLESSLAETECRYNKYLAELQNQISCVEQRLAEIRAEMECQNQEYKTLLDVKCRLEQEIQTYHCLLEGGQHDIIGSAGRGVGATSAGRSAGLKGSLCQPCLP, from the exons ATGAGCTGTGCTGTCAGGCAGGTCGTCACCACCTGCgcccagggcaggggcagcacgGGCAGCAACGCGGCTGGCACCGGCAGGAGGGTCTCCTCTGCCTCCTCGGGGAGACACGCTGCCTATGACTTGGGTGCTGTGGTTGGCAGCTTCTCCGGTGGCAGTGTTAGCGAGGGATTACTCGGGAAGCAGCTGAGCGCCGGCAGTGCGGCTGGTGGGAGCTTCGGAGCCACCCAGAGGGCTTGTTCTGCCCTGGGATTCAGCGGTGGAGGCATCTGCACTCGAGGCGCTGGTGGCTTCCCCAGGGCTGGCGCTGGCTGCGGGGATGGGATCCTGTTTGCTAACAACGAGAAGGCGACGATGCAGAACCTCAACGACCGCTTGGCCTCGTACCTGGACAAGGTGCGGCTCCTGGAGGGGGACAATGCCGACCTGGAGTGCAAGATCAGGGAGTGGTACGCCAAGGTAGGGCCCAGCTGCGAGCCACGGGACTACAGCTGCTACCACAAGGAAATAGAAGACCTTCAGAACCAG ATCCTGTGTGCAGCCATGGAGACTAACAAAATCCTTCTGAACATTGATAACAACAGGATGACTGCTGATGACTTCAGAGTGAA GTACGAGACCGAGTGTGGGCTCCGGCAGAACGTGGATGCCGACATTTGCAACCTGCGGCCCGTCCTGGACCAGCTGGCCAGCTGCAAGACTgacctgcagctgcagtgtgagGCTCTGACAGAGGAGATGTGCTGCCTAAAGACCAACCACGAGGAG gaaatgaGCTGTCTGAGGAAACAGGCGACTGGGGATGTGAGTGTGGAGGTCAatgcctgccctggcccagaCCTGAGGAAGATCCTGGAGGATCTGCGGTGTCAGTACGAGACGCTGATGGAGCGCAACCGCAAAGAGACGGAGCAGTGGTACGCCTGCAAG GTGGAAGAGGTGAATCTGGAGGTTGTCACAAGCAGCCAGGAGATCGAGTCAAGCAACAAACAGGTCACTGAGCTGAGACGGCAGCTGCAGGCCCTGGAAATCAATGTACAAGCCCAGCTCACTATG aaagaaaacctggaaTCCTCTTTGGCGGAGACCGAATGTCGCTACAATAAATacctggctgagctgcagaacCAGATCTCCTGCGTGGAGCAGCGGCTGGCCGAGATCCGAGCGGAAATGGAGTGCCAGAACCAGGAATACAAGACCCTCCTGGATGTCAAGTGTCGCTTGGAGCAGGAGATCCAGACCTACCACTGCCTGCTGGAGGGTGGCCAGCACGACATCAT aggGTCGGCGGGAAGAGGAGTCGGTGCCACATCAGCCGGGAGGAGCGCGGGGCTGAaaggcagcctgtgccagccctgcctgccctga